One genomic region from Lynx canadensis isolate LIC74 chromosome E1, mLynCan4.pri.v2, whole genome shotgun sequence encodes:
- the MLX gene encoding max-like protein X isoform X1 → MTEPVASPDDPWVKASPAGAHAGEGRAGRAHARGGSRRLGDSLQSPKVPPPSGPRGCREDSPHPARAKVEYAYSDNSLDPGLFVESTRKGSVVSRANSIGSTSASSVPNTDDEDSDYHQESYKESYKDRRRRAHTQAEQKRRDAIKRGYDDLQTIVPTCQQQDFSIGSQKLSKAIVLQKTIDYIQFLHKEKKKQEEEVSMLRKDVTALKIMKVNYEQIVKAHQDNPHEGEDQVSDQVKFNVFQGIMDSLFQSFNASISVASFQELSACVFSWIEEHCKPQTLREIVIGVLHQLKNQLY, encoded by the exons ATGACGGAGCCGGTCGCCTCTCCGGACGACCCCTGGGTCAAGGCAAGCCCCGCGGGCGCGCACGCCGGCGAGGGGAGGGCGGGTCGGGCTCATGCACGTGGGGGGTCCCGAAGACTAGGGGATTCCCTGCAGTCCCCAAAGGTCCCCCCGCCCTCCGGGCCCCGGGGCTGCAGAGAAGACAGCCCTCACCCTGCGCGTGCCAAG GTGGAGTATGCCTACAGTGACAACAGCCTGGACCCCG GGCTTTTTGTAGAAAGTACCCGAAAGGGGAGTGTAGTGTCCAGAGCTAATAGCATCGGTTCCACCAGTGCCTCTTCTGTCCCCAATACAG ATGATGAGGACAGTGATTACCACCAGGAGTCCTACAAGGAGTCCTACAAGGACCGGCGGCGGCGAGCACATACTCAGGCTGAGCAGAAGAGGAGAGACGCCATCAAG AGAGGCTATGATGACCTCCAGACCATCGTCCCCACCTGCCAGCAGCAGGACTTCTCCATTGGCTCCCAAAAGCTCAGCAAAGCCATCGTTCTACAGAAGA CTATTGACTACATCCAGTTTTTgcacaaggagaagaaaaagcaggaggaggaggtgtCCATGCTACGCAAGGATGTCACGGCCCTAAAGATCATGAAAGT GAACTATGAGCAGATTGTGAAGGCACACCAGGACAACCCCCATGAGGGAGAAGACCAGGTCTCTGACCAAGTCAAGTTCAATGTGTTTCAAGGCATCATGGACTCACTGTTCCAGTCCTTCAATGCCTCTATCTCCGTGGCCAGTTTCCAGGAGCTGTCAGCCTGTGTCTTCAGCTGGATTGAGGAGCACTGTAAGCCTCAG ACCCTACGGGAGATTGTGATTGGCGTCTTGCACCAATTGAAGAACCAGCTGTACTGA
- the MLX gene encoding max-like protein X isoform X2, with protein MTEPVASPDDPWVKVEYAYSDNSLDPGLFVESTRKGSVVSRANSIGSTSASSVPNTDDEDSDYHQESYKESYKDRRRRAHTQAEQKRRDAIKRGYDDLQTIVPTCQQQDFSIGSQKLSKAIVLQKTIDYIQFLHKEKKKQEEEVSMLRKDVTALKIMKVNYEQIVKAHQDNPHEGEDQVSDQVKFNVFQGIMDSLFQSFNASISVASFQELSACVFSWIEEHCKPQVSEPLSSREHHSCLPLLPPPDPTGDCDWRLAPIEEPAVLTGFWKLQKSQQEARVSYLATEPLGL; from the exons ATGACGGAGCCGGTCGCCTCTCCGGACGACCCCTGGGTCAAG GTGGAGTATGCCTACAGTGACAACAGCCTGGACCCCG GGCTTTTTGTAGAAAGTACCCGAAAGGGGAGTGTAGTGTCCAGAGCTAATAGCATCGGTTCCACCAGTGCCTCTTCTGTCCCCAATACAG ATGATGAGGACAGTGATTACCACCAGGAGTCCTACAAGGAGTCCTACAAGGACCGGCGGCGGCGAGCACATACTCAGGCTGAGCAGAAGAGGAGAGACGCCATCAAG AGAGGCTATGATGACCTCCAGACCATCGTCCCCACCTGCCAGCAGCAGGACTTCTCCATTGGCTCCCAAAAGCTCAGCAAAGCCATCGTTCTACAGAAGA CTATTGACTACATCCAGTTTTTgcacaaggagaagaaaaagcaggaggaggaggtgtCCATGCTACGCAAGGATGTCACGGCCCTAAAGATCATGAAAGT GAACTATGAGCAGATTGTGAAGGCACACCAGGACAACCCCCATGAGGGAGAAGACCAGGTCTCTGACCAAGTCAAGTTCAATGTGTTTCAAGGCATCATGGACTCACTGTTCCAGTCCTTCAATGCCTCTATCTCCGTGGCCAGTTTCCAGGAGCTGTCAGCCTGTGTCTTCAGCTGGATTGAGGAGCACTGTAAGCCTCAG GTATCTGAGCCTCTGTCCTCACGTGAGCATCACTCGTGTCTTCCTCTGCTGCCCCCGCCAGACCCTACGGGAGATTGTGATTGGCGTCTTGCACCAATTGAAGAACCAGCTGTACTGACTGGGTTTTGGAAGCTGCAGAAGAGCCAACAAGAGGCCAGAGTCTCCTACTTGGCCACGGAGCCACTGGGCTTATGA
- the MLX gene encoding max-like protein X isoform X5: MTEPVASPDDPWVKVEYAYSDNSLDPGLFVESTRKGSVVSRANSIGSTSASSVPNTDDEDSDYHQESYKESYKDRRRRAHTQAEQKRRDAIKRGYDDLQTIVPTCQQQDFSIGSQKLSKAIVLQKTIDYIQFLHKEKKKQEEEVSMLRKDVTALKIMKVNYEQIVKAHQDNPHEGEDQVSDQVKFNVFQGIMDSLFQSFNASISVASFQELSACVFSWIEEHCKPQAGI; the protein is encoded by the exons ATGACGGAGCCGGTCGCCTCTCCGGACGACCCCTGGGTCAAG GTGGAGTATGCCTACAGTGACAACAGCCTGGACCCCG GGCTTTTTGTAGAAAGTACCCGAAAGGGGAGTGTAGTGTCCAGAGCTAATAGCATCGGTTCCACCAGTGCCTCTTCTGTCCCCAATACAG ATGATGAGGACAGTGATTACCACCAGGAGTCCTACAAGGAGTCCTACAAGGACCGGCGGCGGCGAGCACATACTCAGGCTGAGCAGAAGAGGAGAGACGCCATCAAG AGAGGCTATGATGACCTCCAGACCATCGTCCCCACCTGCCAGCAGCAGGACTTCTCCATTGGCTCCCAAAAGCTCAGCAAAGCCATCGTTCTACAGAAGA CTATTGACTACATCCAGTTTTTgcacaaggagaagaaaaagcaggaggaggaggtgtCCATGCTACGCAAGGATGTCACGGCCCTAAAGATCATGAAAGT GAACTATGAGCAGATTGTGAAGGCACACCAGGACAACCCCCATGAGGGAGAAGACCAGGTCTCTGACCAAGTCAAGTTCAATGTGTTTCAAGGCATCATGGACTCACTGTTCCAGTCCTTCAATGCCTCTATCTCCGTGGCCAGTTTCCAGGAGCTGTCAGCCTGTGTCTTCAGCTGGATTGAGGAGCACTGTAAGCCTCAG GCAGGTATCTGA
- the MLX gene encoding max-like protein X isoform X4 produces the protein MTEPVASPDDPWVKVEYAYSDNSLDPGLFVESTRKGSVVSRANSIGSTSASSVPNTDDEDSDYHQESYKESYKDRRRRAHTQAEQKRRDAIKRGYDDLQTIVPTCQQQDFSIGSQKLSKAIVLQKTIDYIQFLHKEKKKQEEEVSMLRKDVTALKIMKVNYEQIVKAHQDNPHEGEDQVSDQVKFNVFQGIMDSLFQSFNASISVASFQELSACVFSWIEEHCKPQTLREIVIGVLHQLKNQLY, from the exons ATGACGGAGCCGGTCGCCTCTCCGGACGACCCCTGGGTCAAG GTGGAGTATGCCTACAGTGACAACAGCCTGGACCCCG GGCTTTTTGTAGAAAGTACCCGAAAGGGGAGTGTAGTGTCCAGAGCTAATAGCATCGGTTCCACCAGTGCCTCTTCTGTCCCCAATACAG ATGATGAGGACAGTGATTACCACCAGGAGTCCTACAAGGAGTCCTACAAGGACCGGCGGCGGCGAGCACATACTCAGGCTGAGCAGAAGAGGAGAGACGCCATCAAG AGAGGCTATGATGACCTCCAGACCATCGTCCCCACCTGCCAGCAGCAGGACTTCTCCATTGGCTCCCAAAAGCTCAGCAAAGCCATCGTTCTACAGAAGA CTATTGACTACATCCAGTTTTTgcacaaggagaagaaaaagcaggaggaggaggtgtCCATGCTACGCAAGGATGTCACGGCCCTAAAGATCATGAAAGT GAACTATGAGCAGATTGTGAAGGCACACCAGGACAACCCCCATGAGGGAGAAGACCAGGTCTCTGACCAAGTCAAGTTCAATGTGTTTCAAGGCATCATGGACTCACTGTTCCAGTCCTTCAATGCCTCTATCTCCGTGGCCAGTTTCCAGGAGCTGTCAGCCTGTGTCTTCAGCTGGATTGAGGAGCACTGTAAGCCTCAG ACCCTACGGGAGATTGTGATTGGCGTCTTGCACCAATTGAAGAACCAGCTGTACTGA
- the MLX gene encoding max-like protein X isoform X6 yields the protein MTEPVASPDDPWVKVEYAYSDNSLDPDDEDSDYHQESYKESYKDRRRRAHTQAEQKRRDAIKRGYDDLQTIVPTCQQQDFSIGSQKLSKAIVLQKTIDYIQFLHKEKKKQEEEVSMLRKDVTALKIMKVNYEQIVKAHQDNPHEGEDQVSDQVKFNVFQGIMDSLFQSFNASISVASFQELSACVFSWIEEHCKPQTLREIVIGVLHQLKNQLY from the exons ATGACGGAGCCGGTCGCCTCTCCGGACGACCCCTGGGTCAAG GTGGAGTATGCCTACAGTGACAACAGCCTGGACCCCG ATGATGAGGACAGTGATTACCACCAGGAGTCCTACAAGGAGTCCTACAAGGACCGGCGGCGGCGAGCACATACTCAGGCTGAGCAGAAGAGGAGAGACGCCATCAAG AGAGGCTATGATGACCTCCAGACCATCGTCCCCACCTGCCAGCAGCAGGACTTCTCCATTGGCTCCCAAAAGCTCAGCAAAGCCATCGTTCTACAGAAGA CTATTGACTACATCCAGTTTTTgcacaaggagaagaaaaagcaggaggaggaggtgtCCATGCTACGCAAGGATGTCACGGCCCTAAAGATCATGAAAGT GAACTATGAGCAGATTGTGAAGGCACACCAGGACAACCCCCATGAGGGAGAAGACCAGGTCTCTGACCAAGTCAAGTTCAATGTGTTTCAAGGCATCATGGACTCACTGTTCCAGTCCTTCAATGCCTCTATCTCCGTGGCCAGTTTCCAGGAGCTGTCAGCCTGTGTCTTCAGCTGGATTGAGGAGCACTGTAAGCCTCAG ACCCTACGGGAGATTGTGATTGGCGTCTTGCACCAATTGAAGAACCAGCTGTACTGA
- the MLX gene encoding max-like protein X isoform X3, which yields MTEPVASPDDPWVKVEYAYSDNSLDPDDEDSDYHQESYKESYKDRRRRAHTQAEQKRRDAIKRGYDDLQTIVPTCQQQDFSIGSQKLSKAIVLQKTIDYIQFLHKEKKKQEEEVSMLRKDVTALKIMKVNYEQIVKAHQDNPHEGEDQVSDQVKFNVFQGIMDSLFQSFNASISVASFQELSACVFSWIEEHCKPQVSEPLSSREHHSCLPLLPPPDPTGDCDWRLAPIEEPAVLTGFWKLQKSQQEARVSYLATEPLGL from the exons ATGACGGAGCCGGTCGCCTCTCCGGACGACCCCTGGGTCAAG GTGGAGTATGCCTACAGTGACAACAGCCTGGACCCCG ATGATGAGGACAGTGATTACCACCAGGAGTCCTACAAGGAGTCCTACAAGGACCGGCGGCGGCGAGCACATACTCAGGCTGAGCAGAAGAGGAGAGACGCCATCAAG AGAGGCTATGATGACCTCCAGACCATCGTCCCCACCTGCCAGCAGCAGGACTTCTCCATTGGCTCCCAAAAGCTCAGCAAAGCCATCGTTCTACAGAAGA CTATTGACTACATCCAGTTTTTgcacaaggagaagaaaaagcaggaggaggaggtgtCCATGCTACGCAAGGATGTCACGGCCCTAAAGATCATGAAAGT GAACTATGAGCAGATTGTGAAGGCACACCAGGACAACCCCCATGAGGGAGAAGACCAGGTCTCTGACCAAGTCAAGTTCAATGTGTTTCAAGGCATCATGGACTCACTGTTCCAGTCCTTCAATGCCTCTATCTCCGTGGCCAGTTTCCAGGAGCTGTCAGCCTGTGTCTTCAGCTGGATTGAGGAGCACTGTAAGCCTCAG GTATCTGAGCCTCTGTCCTCACGTGAGCATCACTCGTGTCTTCCTCTGCTGCCCCCGCCAGACCCTACGGGAGATTGTGATTGGCGTCTTGCACCAATTGAAGAACCAGCTGTACTGACTGGGTTTTGGAAGCTGCAGAAGAGCCAACAAGAGGCCAGAGTCTCCTACTTGGCCACGGAGCCACTGGGCTTATGA